One genomic window of Phoenix dactylifera cultivar Barhee BC4 chromosome 6, palm_55x_up_171113_PBpolish2nd_filt_p, whole genome shotgun sequence includes the following:
- the LOC120110980 gene encoding uncharacterized protein LOC120110980 produces MSDTLEDCSLFAVDCMVVCCCCPCLLLQITVFLFIRLPQRMAVKSKKIVLRKLRKRLKKYEYVIGESDDLERGEALGVQGVNDVIIEGKSWVGDRSSFLESEKMWEEFVEEEGLFWFGSFWGTES; encoded by the coding sequence ATGTCCGACACCCTGGAAGACTGCAGCCTATTCGCTGTGGATTGCATGGTGGTATGCTGTTGCTGCCCTTGTTTGCTCCTCCAAATCACGGTGTTCCTCTTCATCAGATTACCGCAGAGAATGGCAGTGAAGTCGAAGAAGATCGTGCTGCGAAAGCTCCGAAAGAGACTGAAGAAATATGAATATGTGATTGGAGAGAGCGACGACTTGGAGAGAGGAGAGGCATTAGGAGTTCAAGGAGTGAATGATGTTATTATTGAAGGGAAGAGTTGGGTTGGTGATAGGAGTTCTTTCTTGGAATCTGAGAAGATGTGGGAGGAGTTTGTTGAGGAAGAAGGTCTGTTCTGGTTTGGCAGCTTTTGGGGCACAGAAAGTTGA